One segment of Capnocytophaga sp. oral taxon 878 DNA contains the following:
- a CDS encoding DUF4960 domain-containing protein: protein MQDSNMKTTVHKLALGMAALLGLFSCDEKHEGELINDKEAKINAFQANGIDGIIDEEKQTITVYAPWSATLTNMSTSLSLPEGATSVPKGATGVDLSKGAKYRIFNGNLYWDYTVTAQYPKIENFVIGKYKATIDHNTGKISVKYPKGEAVTALTPTFSTTPNATVSPASGVAQNFTQSVTYTMNYRGESFAYNVEIIPTNFAPIAFVGTAKSASAIANEDEKAAYTWLAENYDTAKYISFSDIKEGKVNLNDYKVIWWHWDNNKELPAEAKADAVVNKMKQFYAAGGSFLLSSWAVQYVVDLGIALDGKVVNNMWGEGNSPFAIGDDWGICYKGNESHPLFKGLNKKTGTNDVAFLLSRGVKAKAHNALWNFEWGDYANNVAGWQTASGAKLLASFHWNDAMNRAAIFEYTKRGNAGRTICIGIEGYDWYNEDNSPANTYKSNIELLTANALEYLAN from the coding sequence ATGCAGGATTCTAATATGAAAACAACAGTACACAAACTCGCCCTCGGTATGGCAGCTTTGCTCGGCTTGTTTAGCTGCGACGAGAAACACGAAGGCGAACTCATCAACGATAAAGAGGCTAAAATCAATGCCTTCCAAGCCAATGGTATCGATGGAATCATCGACGAGGAGAAACAAACCATTACCGTTTACGCTCCTTGGTCGGCTACGCTTACCAATATGTCCACCTCCCTTAGCTTGCCCGAGGGAGCTACCTCAGTGCCTAAAGGTGCTACAGGAGTAGATTTGAGTAAAGGTGCCAAGTACCGCATCTTTAATGGTAACCTCTATTGGGATTATACTGTTACCGCTCAGTACCCTAAGATAGAGAACTTTGTAATCGGAAAATACAAAGCTACTATCGACCACAATACAGGTAAAATAAGTGTGAAATACCCCAAAGGAGAAGCAGTAACTGCGCTAACTCCTACTTTTAGCACTACCCCTAATGCTACCGTAAGCCCTGCTTCGGGAGTTGCCCAAAACTTCACTCAAAGCGTTACTTACACTATGAATTACCGCGGTGAGAGTTTTGCGTATAACGTAGAGATTATACCTACCAACTTTGCGCCTATTGCCTTTGTAGGTACAGCTAAGAGTGCTTCTGCTATCGCCAATGAAGATGAGAAAGCTGCTTACACTTGGCTTGCCGAAAACTATGACACCGCCAAATATATCTCGTTTAGTGACATCAAAGAAGGCAAGGTTAATCTCAACGATTATAAGGTGATTTGGTGGCATTGGGATAACAACAAAGAGTTGCCCGCTGAAGCCAAAGCAGATGCCGTTGTGAACAAGATGAAACAATTCTATGCTGCTGGAGGTTCGTTCTTATTGTCTTCTTGGGCTGTACAGTACGTAGTTGATTTAGGTATCGCCTTAGACGGCAAAGTGGTAAACAATATGTGGGGAGAAGGCAACAGTCCATTTGCAATTGGTGATGACTGGGGTATTTGCTATAAAGGCAACGAAAGCCACCCCCTTTTCAAAGGATTGAATAAGAAAACAGGAACTAACGATGTCGCCTTCTTACTCTCTAGAGGGGTAAAAGCCAAAGCACATAACGCCTTATGGAACTTTGAGTGGGGTGATTATGCCAATAATGTAGCAGGCTGGCAAACTGCCAGTGGTGCTAAGTTATTAGCAAGTTTCCACTGGAATGATGCTATGAACCGCGCAGCAATTTTTGAATATACCAAACGAGGTAATGCAGGTCGCACCATTTGTATAGGCATTGAAGGCTACGACTGGTATAACGAAGATAATTCCCCTGCTAATACCTATAAAAGTAATATCGAATTACTTACTGCCAACGCCTTAGAATATTTAGCAAACTAA
- a CDS encoding TonB-dependent receptor: MMSRKINKRILLSLLLCNFSGALFAQEVKGVVKAKADNSPMMGVTVMVKNKTVGASTDFDGNYTLHPVAATDSLVFSYIGYKTQTVAVKGRKNISITLEEEVTALEGVTISVGYRAERKTDLTGAVSVVKVNEMMSTSENNPMKALQGRVAGMQVTDNGGPAGKATIRIRGIGTLNNNDPLYIIDGVPTQGGMHELNSNDIESIQVLRDASAASIYGSRAANGVIVITTKKGKKGVLKVDFDHYTTVSMFHSRMKMLNANEYAQVLWKAAVNRGNNPNQNPLGIHYDYTTDANGHATLNNLYYPREYFDKTGSPMLPSNTDWFKEITRMGVTESYNLSVTNGTEKGNYFLSLGYYNNDGMVKNTDFSRLSARINTDYKLFGDVVTIGENFTVNRTSEVEQPHQITESAMIAVPFIPVRTTDGKHWGGPVNGLPDRQNPARLVADNKDNRYNYWRMFGNAFVNIQPIKGLNVRSNFGIDYGNFYKRVLNRSYVSGFMEEGKEKTFSQLEQAHWTKWNWANTATYDFELGKSRFETLAGMEMYSENDLNFAIKGNNLAVETPEYMWPSLATGGVSGSGSTTGYKLLSFFGKINYAFDNKYLASVTLRHDGSSRFAKDNRWGTFPAFNLGWRISQESFMEKINHTVSDLKLRFGWGQNGNQDINNYAIYDIFDPYYGVTGDFIWNGIWKTSYDLDGKGSGQLASGFRRTRLGNKNLKWETTTQTNFGIDFGFFDNSLYGSAEYYIKKTKDILVEPPYAGIKGEGAYQWVNGAAVENKGLEVSVGYRNETKGGLKYDINANVATNKNKITELPTSVINSYGGNGKWDNGLGRPIGSNNFYGYVADGIFKTQEEVDHHPIQNGKGIGRIRYRDLNNDGKIDEDDRTWIGNPQPDFIYGLNLNLEYKNFDFTAFFQGVQNVDVVSNVKRHTDFWSVQDTYGNKGRRLLDAFDPVTNPDSDIPSVSSVDDNNEGRMSTYYVENGSYLKLRNVQLGYTLPKELSERIKLSKLRLYVSGQNLWTLKSKSFTGKDPENPNYGYPIPITFTMGLNASF; this comes from the coding sequence ATGATGAGTAGAAAAATAAACAAACGCATTTTGCTATCGCTTTTGCTCTGTAACTTTTCTGGTGCTCTTTTCGCCCAAGAGGTAAAAGGAGTGGTAAAAGCAAAAGCCGATAACAGCCCTATGATGGGTGTAACGGTGATGGTGAAAAACAAAACAGTAGGCGCTTCTACTGATTTTGACGGGAATTATACCCTTCATCCCGTCGCTGCCACCGATAGTTTGGTCTTTTCATACATTGGCTACAAAACCCAAACCGTAGCTGTGAAAGGACGCAAGAATATAAGTATAACCTTAGAAGAAGAAGTAACTGCCTTAGAAGGGGTTACCATATCGGTAGGGTATCGCGCTGAACGCAAAACCGACCTTACAGGGGCAGTATCGGTAGTAAAGGTAAACGAAATGATGTCTACCTCCGAGAACAACCCTATGAAAGCCCTACAAGGTCGTGTAGCAGGGATGCAAGTAACTGATAATGGTGGTCCTGCAGGGAAAGCAACCATTCGTATTCGCGGTATCGGTACGCTCAACAACAACGACCCTCTTTATATTATTGATGGAGTACCTACCCAAGGCGGTATGCACGAGCTGAACTCTAACGATATTGAGAGCATACAAGTGTTGCGAGATGCTTCGGCTGCTAGTATCTACGGGTCGCGTGCTGCCAATGGGGTTATCGTGATTACCACTAAAAAAGGTAAGAAAGGTGTGCTAAAAGTAGATTTCGACCATTATACTACTGTATCGATGTTCCACTCACGTATGAAAATGCTCAATGCTAATGAGTACGCACAAGTGCTTTGGAAAGCGGCGGTGAATCGTGGCAACAACCCTAACCAAAACCCATTAGGCATTCACTATGATTACACTACCGATGCCAATGGACATGCTACCCTCAACAATTTGTACTACCCCCGCGAGTATTTTGACAAAACAGGTAGCCCTATGTTACCTTCTAATACCGATTGGTTCAAAGAAATCACCCGTATGGGGGTAACCGAATCGTACAACCTTTCAGTTACTAATGGTACTGAAAAAGGGAATTACTTCCTCTCTTTGGGCTATTACAACAACGATGGTATGGTAAAGAATACTGATTTCTCTCGTCTTTCAGCTCGTATCAATACTGATTACAAGCTCTTTGGCGATGTGGTAACCATAGGTGAAAATTTCACTGTAAACCGTACCAGCGAGGTAGAACAACCGCACCAAATCACCGAATCGGCAATGATAGCGGTACCTTTCATTCCAGTACGCACTACCGATGGCAAACACTGGGGCGGACCTGTAAACGGATTGCCCGACCGTCAGAACCCTGCACGCCTTGTAGCCGATAATAAAGATAATCGCTACAACTATTGGCGTATGTTTGGAAATGCCTTTGTGAATATCCAGCCTATCAAAGGATTGAATGTGCGTTCTAACTTTGGTATAGACTATGGCAACTTCTACAAACGTGTGCTCAACCGCTCGTATGTTTCAGGATTTATGGAAGAAGGCAAAGAAAAAACTTTCTCTCAACTCGAGCAAGCCCACTGGACAAAATGGAACTGGGCTAATACTGCTACTTACGACTTTGAACTCGGCAAGAGTCGTTTTGAAACCCTTGCAGGGATGGAAATGTACTCAGAGAACGACCTTAATTTCGCTATCAAAGGGAATAACCTCGCGGTAGAAACACCTGAATATATGTGGCCTTCATTGGCAACTGGGGGTGTGAGTGGTAGTGGTTCAACTACGGGCTACAAGTTGCTTTCTTTCTTCGGAAAAATCAACTATGCTTTCGATAATAAATACCTCGCTTCAGTAACCCTCCGCCACGATGGTTCTTCACGTTTTGCCAAAGATAATCGCTGGGGTACTTTCCCTGCGTTCAACTTAGGATGGCGCATCTCTCAAGAGTCCTTTATGGAGAAAATCAACCATACTGTTTCCGACCTCAAATTGCGTTTCGGTTGGGGACAAAACGGTAACCAAGATATCAACAACTACGCTATCTACGACATCTTCGACCCTTACTATGGCGTAACAGGCGACTTTATATGGAACGGTATCTGGAAAACCTCTTACGACCTCGACGGTAAGGGCTCAGGACAATTAGCTTCAGGATTCCGTCGTACACGTCTTGGTAACAAAAACCTCAAATGGGAAACCACTACCCAAACTAACTTTGGTATCGATTTCGGTTTCTTCGATAATAGCTTGTATGGCTCAGCTGAATACTATATCAAGAAAACTAAAGACATCTTAGTAGAACCTCCTTATGCAGGTATTAAAGGAGAAGGTGCTTACCAATGGGTAAACGGTGCTGCTGTTGAGAATAAAGGTTTAGAAGTATCAGTAGGTTATCGCAATGAAACTAAAGGCGGACTCAAATATGATATCAACGCCAATGTCGCTACTAATAAGAATAAAATCACAGAGCTCCCTACTTCAGTAATCAACTCTTATGGTGGTAATGGTAAATGGGACAATGGTTTAGGTCGCCCTATAGGCTCTAACAACTTCTATGGCTATGTAGCCGATGGCATTTTTAAAACTCAAGAAGAAGTAGATCATCATCCTATACAAAACGGTAAAGGTATTGGTCGTATCCGCTACCGCGATTTGAACAACGATGGCAAAATCGATGAAGACGATCGCACTTGGATAGGCAATCCACAACCCGATTTTATCTATGGTCTTAACCTCAATTTGGAGTATAAAAACTTCGATTTCACTGCTTTCTTCCAAGGCGTACAGAATGTAGATGTAGTGTCTAACGTAAAACGCCACACTGATTTTTGGAGTGTACAAGATACTTATGGTAACAAAGGTCGCCGTTTGCTCGATGCTTTCGACCCCGTTACCAACCCTGATTCTGATATTCCAAGTGTATCAAGCGTAGACGACAACAACGAAGGACGTATGTCTACTTACTATGTAGAAAATGGTTCATACCTCAAACTTCGCAATGTACAATTGGGCTATACCTTGCCTAAAGAACTATCTGAAAGGATAAAACTCAGTAAGTTGCGCTTGTATGTAAGCGGTCAGAACCTATGGACACTCAAAAGCAAATCGTTCACTGGTAAAGACCCTGAAAATCCTAACTACGGCTATCCTATCCCAATCACCTTTACGATGGGACTCAATGCTAGTTTTTAG
- a CDS encoding outer membrane beta-barrel protein encodes MYILSIKVSFVTLPIAVNHRFTNRWKLRLGTFLSYRMDGNFSGYVTEGYLREGNSISEKVSFTNEQIASYDFSNHLRHWHWSTMIGGAWKL; translated from the coding sequence ATGTACATACTATCTATAAAAGTTTCATTCGTCACCCTACCTATAGCTGTAAATCATCGCTTTACAAACCGTTGGAAACTGCGCTTAGGCACATTTCTTTCTTATCGTATGGACGGCAATTTCTCAGGCTATGTAACCGAAGGTTATTTACGAGAAGGTAATTCTATTAGTGAGAAAGTGAGCTTTACTAACGAACAGATAGCCTCTTATGATTTTAGCAATCATCTCCGCCATTGGCATTGGAGCACAATGATAGGAGGTGCTTGGAAGCTTTAA
- a CDS encoding glycoside hydrolase family 32 protein translates to MKRTLILALCATALIACEKKEYCSNDPNAAPDAATCYAVQDYGRTYKHFFQPKNAWVGDPMPFYDNGKFHIFYLYDQRPAPATFHPWYSATTTDLVNYTDNGEAIACGADGSHEDALGTGAIFKDGNTYYAFYTGHNGDLDPKEIIYWATSTDLKTWTKDTQHSFRAPDGYDRNEFRDPIVFKEGNTYKMLLSTRADIGAGVWKAVVAQFTSTDLKNWTKDPNTPFFYTDPSAFMVECPDVFTQGNYQYLIFSNIEESVRRVQYRYRRVGSTDWITPAQQDLDDRVFYAGKTATDGTHRYIWGWNPSRINYEDNAAYHWGGSLAVHELTQNADGTLNVKMPTAFDSKQAISASLGNIALDNNNRVFDRLGTGFNKIVAKIKANTATEFGVMLGACGNLYETYRVTLNLNKGELQLNRVIRDGGSATINSIKLPVNANKEYTVKIVQEGSAAAIYVNDAVALSIRCYKMNQNPWGIFANGTANFQF, encoded by the coding sequence ATGAAAAGAACACTTATATTAGCGCTTTGCGCTACCGCCCTAATAGCTTGTGAAAAAAAAGAATATTGTAGTAACGACCCTAATGCGGCTCCCGATGCCGCTACTTGTTATGCCGTACAAGATTACGGTCGTACTTATAAACATTTCTTCCAGCCCAAAAATGCGTGGGTAGGCGACCCTATGCCGTTCTACGATAACGGTAAGTTCCATATCTTCTACCTCTACGACCAACGTCCAGCACCTGCAACCTTCCACCCTTGGTACAGTGCCACCACTACCGATTTGGTGAATTATACTGATAACGGTGAAGCAATTGCTTGTGGTGCTGATGGTTCACACGAAGATGCCCTCGGTACAGGTGCAATATTCAAAGATGGGAATACCTATTACGCCTTCTATACAGGGCATAACGGTGATTTAGACCCAAAAGAAATCATCTATTGGGCTACTTCTACTGACCTGAAAACGTGGACAAAGGATACCCAGCACTCTTTCCGCGCCCCCGATGGCTACGACCGTAATGAGTTCCGCGACCCTATTGTCTTCAAAGAAGGAAATACCTACAAGATGCTCCTCAGCACTCGTGCCGATATAGGAGCAGGTGTGTGGAAAGCTGTCGTAGCCCAATTCACCTCTACCGACCTTAAGAATTGGACGAAAGACCCGAATACTCCTTTCTTTTATACTGACCCTTCTGCCTTTATGGTAGAATGCCCCGATGTGTTTACACAAGGAAACTACCAATACTTGATATTCTCCAACATCGAAGAAAGCGTGCGCCGTGTGCAATACAGATACCGCCGTGTAGGAAGCACCGATTGGATTACCCCTGCACAACAAGACTTAGACGACCGTGTGTTCTATGCCGGAAAAACCGCTACCGACGGCACTCACCGCTATATATGGGGGTGGAATCCGTCACGTATCAACTACGAAGATAATGCTGCCTACCACTGGGGAGGCTCTTTGGCTGTGCACGAGCTTACTCAAAATGCCGACGGTACCCTTAACGTGAAAATGCCTACCGCTTTCGATAGCAAGCAAGCCATATCCGCTTCACTTGGCAATATAGCTTTAGACAACAATAATCGTGTGTTCGACCGTCTTGGCACTGGGTTTAACAAAATAGTTGCCAAAATCAAAGCCAATACCGCTACCGAGTTCGGAGTGATGTTGGGCGCTTGTGGTAACCTTTATGAAACCTACCGCGTAACGCTCAATCTCAACAAAGGAGAGTTGCAACTCAACCGCGTGATTAGAGACGGAGGCTCTGCTACCATTAATAGCATAAAACTCCCCGTGAATGCTAACAAGGAATACACGGTGAAAATAGTGCAAGAAGGCTCGGCTGCAGCAATCTATGTAAACGATGCAGTAGCTCTTTCTATCCGTTGCTATAAGATGAACCAAAATCCTTGGGGCATTTTTGCTAACGGAACAGCCAACTTCCAATTCTAA
- a CDS encoding SemiSWEET family transporter has protein sequence MNEKRNIKQKINLFIGSIGAFIGVAVFVAYIPQIIANLEGHKAQPWQPLFAAGSCLIWVVYGWTKEPKPDYILIIPNLVGVVLGFLTFITSL, from the coding sequence ATGAACGAAAAAAGAAATATCAAGCAAAAAATTAATTTGTTTATAGGTTCCATAGGAGCCTTTATAGGAGTGGCGGTATTTGTAGCTTATATTCCTCAAATTATAGCCAACTTAGAGGGGCACAAAGCACAACCTTGGCAACCTTTGTTTGCAGCGGGGTCTTGTCTTATCTGGGTGGTGTATGGCTGGACAAAAGAGCCTAAGCCAGATTATATTCTCATTATCCCCAATTTGGTAGGGGTAGTTTTAGGATTCTTAACTTTTATTACTTCGCTTTAA
- a CDS encoding RagB/SusD family nutrient uptake outer membrane protein, translating into MKKIIYTTAICAALFTTSCSFLDDNPQGIMSEKEAISKADGLATAAYAALGNDHYDTPFSLWIYGNVRADDAYKGGQDVSDIQVFHFYEIAQNIDPTYAEADKFWFMCYQAVSRTNTALKALQQASDAEVPNRQSRIGEMYFLRGHFYFILKNVFGHIPFVDENTPDADYETTPNTLPNDEQWQKIAADFKKAYDLLPATQAQKGRATKAAAAAYLAKTYLYKAYRQSENNSVTGINSQDLQEVLTYTSAVLGSTYGLEEDFAFNFLPGGYENGKESLFAVQYSVDDGTQYGSLNWGDQLSTPQKLGCCDFHKPSQNLVNAFKTVNGLPDFDNFNNNDYNAANDKADPRLFHTVALPGLPYKYNTELIYKNDWNRNSNVYGFYASLKENVDPSCSCFRNINPFRANSKNRIVIRYADVLLMRAEALIELNRSNEALPLINQVRQRAKQSTSMIPYATNANIALYQDGVNITWNQENARKALRWERRLEFAMEGSRFFDLVRWGIADQVLNDYFTKEKTRRPAIFSSAYFTKNKNEYIPIPQNQIGYVKGIYKQNAGF; encoded by the coding sequence ATGAAAAAGATAATATATACCACCGCGATATGTGCAGCGCTTTTTACAACAAGCTGCAGTTTTTTAGACGATAATCCACAAGGGATTATGAGCGAAAAAGAGGCAATCTCTAAAGCCGATGGACTTGCAACCGCTGCCTATGCTGCTTTAGGTAACGACCACTACGATACACCGTTTAGCCTTTGGATATATGGCAACGTACGTGCTGACGATGCCTATAAAGGTGGTCAGGATGTGAGTGACATTCAAGTGTTTCACTTCTACGAAATAGCTCAAAATATCGACCCTACTTATGCGGAAGCTGATAAGTTCTGGTTTATGTGTTACCAAGCTGTTTCGCGTACCAATACCGCATTGAAAGCATTACAACAAGCATCGGATGCCGAAGTGCCTAACCGTCAATCACGTATAGGCGAAATGTACTTCTTGCGTGGACACTTTTACTTTATTCTTAAAAACGTGTTTGGGCATATTCCGTTTGTAGATGAGAATACTCCCGATGCCGATTACGAAACTACCCCTAACACCTTACCTAACGACGAGCAATGGCAAAAAATAGCTGCCGATTTCAAAAAAGCCTACGACCTATTGCCTGCTACTCAAGCACAAAAAGGGAGAGCAACCAAAGCAGCTGCAGCGGCTTACCTCGCTAAAACTTACTTGTACAAAGCCTATCGCCAAAGTGAAAACAATAGTGTAACCGGTATCAACAGCCAAGATTTACAAGAAGTGCTTACTTATACCAGCGCTGTGTTAGGCTCTACTTATGGTTTGGAAGAAGATTTTGCTTTCAACTTCCTACCTGGGGGCTATGAAAATGGTAAAGAGTCGCTTTTTGCGGTACAATATTCAGTAGACGATGGTACTCAATACGGAAGCCTCAACTGGGGTGATCAGCTTTCTACTCCACAAAAATTAGGCTGCTGCGACTTCCACAAGCCAAGTCAGAATTTGGTAAATGCCTTCAAAACAGTGAATGGATTGCCCGATTTTGATAACTTCAACAACAACGATTACAATGCGGCTAACGATAAAGCCGACCCTCGTTTGTTCCACACCGTTGCCTTACCTGGCTTGCCTTATAAGTACAACACCGAGTTGATTTACAAGAACGACTGGAATCGCAATAGCAATGTGTATGGCTTCTATGCTTCACTCAAAGAAAATGTAGACCCTTCTTGCTCTTGCTTCCGCAATATCAACCCTTTCCGCGCTAACTCTAAGAACCGTATCGTAATACGTTATGCCGATGTACTCCTAATGCGCGCTGAAGCCCTTATCGAGCTCAATCGTAGCAACGAAGCCTTGCCACTTATCAACCAAGTGCGCCAACGTGCCAAACAAAGTACTTCTATGATTCCTTATGCTACCAATGCTAATATTGCCCTATACCAAGATGGCGTAAATATCACTTGGAATCAAGAAAACGCGCGCAAAGCACTCCGTTGGGAACGCCGTTTAGAATTTGCTATGGAAGGCTCTCGTTTCTTCGACCTCGTGCGTTGGGGTATCGCCGACCAAGTGCTCAACGACTATTTTACTAAAGAGAAAACACGTCGCCCAGCAATATTCAGCAGTGCTTATTTCACTAAAAACAAGAATGAGTACATCCCTATTCCACAAAACCAAATAGGGTACGTAAAAGGTATTTACAAACAAAATGCAGGATTCTAA
- a CDS encoding carboxypeptidase-like regulatory domain-containing protein: protein MKQKIQLTVCLLLLFLGTVMAQVRTIKGVVTDEKGLPLFGVAVLIKGTTMGTQTDIDGKYEISTRVGSMLEFSYLGYRNESVLVGKQKNLYIKLKESDYICSHPIFTVVKTPIALGIKHIKESLPYQLSQVEQIDLNRVKQTNVISRLSNKVAGLQIQIPATGIGEVRAVLRGEQSILGNNNVLYVIDGMPTYNPSDLNPDDIKSVSVLSGAGASLYGASAANGVMLINTKNGKDGYGNRIQISSSLTFNNPLFLPEFQDTYSNAIGQYTSWGNKMSTPSQHKINSFFRTGYVAQNTISYRTGNSDDHTYLSASSLRTQGVLPNSVYNRYNLFYHSVGKFLIDDLFLDITTAYTKGYERNQKADGLEFNPIVGLYLYPRGEQFAQEEAFERYDSALGYAKQYWYAGAGTTHNPTDMGAGIQNPYWIAYRNLRHNSKDRMMASVKLTYKTGDNFDISTSIKADKTQWKGEDKRFASTLPSYAGINGYYGTSNGNLKHIYADAIAQYRGHIWAFKNSFHFNLLGGVSHEQYKHLWESYSGNLLQPNQFDYSNINHTESIATNNTNDNLYQNFAAFMQGELKWNYHSLTATVRSDFPSQLIYQNNAPIISYSVGVHAFLNHLFVFVLDSTTALSSLDMIANYSQIAAPIHYKGWGKQVYLPQELQREQTQLCEVGFRTRWFNKHLLFDTTFYRSLTNNQLVITPLSTAHYTQQWTQAGKVENKGVEMKLSYLLNTYINNNEYIMNKIGLVAAYNQRSVHNYPNSLEFDNNPKWLLGLNGNISWRTLTLDALVSARLGGKVLSDTERYLDQYGVSKASGVVRDAGQGFSALNSDYLYSASNVRLQEVSLTYKLNTKRLKGLEEFNISLVGNNLLMLYNKAPFDPEIIPSAEARSGYDLFMLPSLRSYGLNVNILF, encoded by the coding sequence ATGAAACAGAAAATACAACTCACAGTATGCCTACTACTCTTATTTTTAGGAACAGTAATGGCGCAAGTAAGAACAATTAAAGGGGTAGTAACTGATGAAAAAGGACTACCTCTATTTGGAGTAGCAGTACTTATTAAAGGTACTACTATGGGTACTCAAACTGATATTGATGGTAAATATGAAATCAGTACAAGAGTAGGAAGTATGTTAGAATTTAGCTATCTTGGGTATAGAAATGAAAGCGTACTTGTAGGTAAACAAAAAAATCTATATATAAAGCTAAAAGAGAGCGATTATATTTGTTCTCACCCCATTTTTACTGTAGTAAAAACTCCAATTGCTTTAGGAATAAAACACATAAAAGAAAGCTTGCCTTATCAGCTATCTCAAGTAGAACAAATAGACCTTAACAGGGTAAAACAAACCAATGTTATTAGTAGATTGAGTAATAAAGTAGCTGGATTACAGATACAAATCCCTGCTACAGGGATAGGCGAGGTAAGGGCAGTGTTACGAGGTGAGCAATCAATATTAGGTAATAATAATGTACTATATGTAATTGATGGAATGCCTACCTATAACCCTTCAGATCTAAATCCTGATGATATTAAAAGTGTATCAGTGCTTTCAGGAGCTGGGGCATCCCTATATGGAGCAAGTGCTGCCAATGGGGTTATGCTTATCAACACCAAAAATGGTAAAGATGGGTATGGTAATAGAATACAAATATCATCATCACTTACATTTAATAATCCACTATTTCTTCCTGAATTTCAAGATACCTATAGTAATGCTATAGGGCAATACACTTCATGGGGTAATAAAATGAGTACTCCTTCACAACATAAGATAAATAGTTTCTTCAGAACAGGTTATGTTGCTCAAAACACTATTAGCTATAGGACAGGAAATAGTGATGACCATACTTATCTTTCAGCTTCATCACTGCGTACACAAGGGGTACTACCTAATAGCGTATATAACCGTTACAATCTGTTTTACCACAGTGTAGGAAAGTTTTTAATTGATGACTTATTTTTAGATATTACTACTGCTTATACCAAAGGGTATGAACGCAACCAAAAAGCTGACGGACTGGAGTTCAACCCTATTGTAGGTTTATACTTGTACCCGAGAGGAGAACAATTTGCTCAGGAGGAAGCTTTTGAGCGTTATGATTCTGCTTTAGGTTATGCTAAACAGTATTGGTATGCGGGTGCAGGTACTACTCATAATCCTACAGATATGGGGGCTGGTATTCAAAACCCTTATTGGATAGCCTACCGAAATTTGCGACACAATAGCAAAGACCGTATGATGGCATCAGTAAAACTTACTTATAAGACAGGTGATAATTTTGATATATCAACAAGTATAAAAGCTGATAAAACTCAGTGGAAAGGAGAAGATAAACGTTTTGCATCTACTTTACCCTCTTATGCTGGCATAAATGGATATTATGGCACTAGTAATGGCAATTTAAAGCACATATATGCTGATGCTATAGCTCAGTACAGAGGACACATTTGGGCTTTTAAAAACTCTTTTCATTTTAATTTGTTAGGAGGGGTATCACATGAACAGTACAAACATTTATGGGAAAGCTATAGTGGTAACTTACTACAACCTAATCAGTTTGATTATAGTAATATAAATCATACTGAAAGCATAGCTACAAACAACACTAATGATAATTTATATCAAAACTTTGCTGCTTTTATGCAAGGAGAATTGAAGTGGAATTATCATTCCCTTACAGCTACTGTACGTTCTGATTTTCCTTCACAACTTATTTACCAAAACAATGCCCCTATAATAAGCTATTCGGTAGGAGTACACGCTTTTTTGAATCACTTATTTGTTTTTGTTTTGGATAGTACTACAGCCCTAAGTAGCTTGGATATGATAGCTAATTATAGCCAAATTGCTGCACCTATTCACTACAAAGGCTGGGGAAAACAAGTGTATTTACCTCAAGAATTACAAAGAGAACAGACCCAGCTTTGTGAAGTAGGTTTTAGAACTCGTTGGTTTAACAAACATCTTCTTTTTGATACTACTTTTTACCGGAGTCTTACTAACAACCAGTTGGTAATAACCCCACTAAGCACTGCTCATTATACCCAACAGTGGACACAAGCAGGAAAAGTAGAAAATAAAGGAGTTGAAATGAAACTAAGTTATTTACTTAACACCTATATTAATAATAATGAATACATTATGAATAAAATAGGTTTAGTAGCAGCTTACAATCAACGTAGTGTCCATAATTATCCTAATAGTCTTGAGTTTGATAACAACCCTAAATGGTTATTAGGTTTAAATGGAAATATCAGTTGGCGTACATTAACTCTTGATGCTTTAGTAAGTGCTCGGTTGGGTGGCAAAGTACTATCGGATACTGAAAGGTACCTTGACCAATATGGGGTATCAAAAGCTTCGGGAGTAGTGCGTGATGCCGGACAAGGATTTTCAGCACTTAACAGTGATTACTTATACAGTGCTTCCAATGTACGTTTGCAAGAAGTTTCTCTTACTTATAAATTAAACACAAAGCGTTTAAAAGGATTAGAGGAGTTTAATATATCATTAGTAGGTAATAATCTACTTATGTTATATAACAAAGCTCCTTTTGACCCTGAAATAATACCATCGGCTGAGGCTCGTTCTGGTTATGATCTTTTTATGTTACCTAGCTTAAGAAGCTACGGACTTAATGTAAATATACTGTTTTAG